The DNA window ACATAGGAAAGACTCCTAAGCCTCGCTTCTTGGGGGTAAAAATCTCTCTTGGAACCATCTGCTTCTTTATATACAGGTTCTCCGGCCCGTATCTTACCAAATTTAACGTGAAATCCTTCAATGTCAGTTTCAATCTTAGCCTGTTCATTAATTACTTCCTGAAGTCTTCTTCCAACAAAATCATTAAAAGAATCAAGATGCTGTCTTACGAAACCTTTTTCATTAAAAAATGACTCAATAACTGTCCATCTATCCAACTAATATCACCTCTATTCCTCCCCAGAATCCTCTTCAATTATTTCATCAACTAAATCTTCTTCTAATCCTTGTTTTATATCTTCGCCAATCACATATCTATAGAAAACACTCCTTCCGGCAGGAGAATCGGATCTCACAATTTTTATTAAATCTCCAGATTTAGCTCCAATAATTTTTACAACGGGATCAGTTTCTAATATCAAGGGAAGTTTATCATGTGTTACGCCAAATCTCTGAAGAAGTTCGATAGATTCTTCTTCGTTAAGAATAGTATGTTCAGGGACAAATTCATTATCCAATATATTAATCTTTTTTTTCGTCATTATTACCTCTCCTTGGATGTGACGGGCTCGAGGGGATTTGAACCCCCGACTCCCGGCTTAAAAGGCCGGTGCTCTAGCCAGACTGAGCTACGAGCCCGTATAAAAGGAGTTTTTTTTACAAAAAGCCTCTTCAGGGTGCAGATTTCAGCTTTTGGAATTGAAAATGGAGTGCTATTTAAGCTTTTCGGTGATTTCCTGAAGACGCATACAAGAATTTTATCACCTTATTTTCATATTAATGGCCTAATGCCTTTTTGCTAATTTATGATTATTATGGCGCCCGAGTCGGGATTTGAACCCGAGTCACAGGAGTGACAGTCCTGGATGATGGGCCGGGCTACACCACTCGGGCATAATAATGCAAATCCATCAATATGAAATGCATATTTAAGTCTTTCCATCTTCGTATCACAATGTGTAATCTGCTAAAAATTTCGCCTAGCTTTAAATCG is part of the Methanofastidiosum sp. genome and encodes:
- a CDS encoding DNA-directed RNA polymerase subunit H; amino-acid sequence: MTKKKINILDNEFVPEHTILNEEESIELLQRFGVTHDKLPLILETDPVVKIIGAKSGDLIKIVRSDSPAGRSVFYRYVIGEDIKQGLEEDLVDEIIEEDSGEE